One Streptomyces sp. P9-A2 DNA window includes the following coding sequences:
- the guaB gene encoding IMP dehydrogenase produces the protein MTANVDGVPGKFATLGLTYDDVLLLPGASDMAPDEIDTASHVSRNVRVNVPLLSAAMDKVTESRMAIAMARQGGVGVLHRNLSIEDQANQVDLVKRSESGMVTDPITIHPDATLAEADALCAKFRISGVPVTDGNKKLLGIVTNRDMTFETDRFQPVREVMTPMPLVTGKVGISGADAMQLLRRHKIEKLPLVDDHGVLKGLITVKDFVKAEQYPNAAKDGEGRLLVGAAVGVAGDAFDRAQALIAAGADFIVVDTAHGHSRLVGDMVAKIKSNSAGIDVIGGNVATRDGAKALVDAGCDGIKVGVGPGSICTTRVVAGVGVPQVTAIYEAALAAKDAGVPVIGDGGLQYSGDIAKALVAGADTVMLGSLLAGCEESPGELMFINGKQFKSYRGMGSLGAMQTRGDRKSFSKDRYFQEGVASDEQLVPEGIEGQVPYRGPLSSVVHQLVGGLRQSMFYVGGQTVPDLQANGRFVRITSAGLKESHPHDIQMTVEAPNYSNKR, from the coding sequence ATGACTGCGAACGTCGACGGAGTGCCCGGTAAATTCGCGACACTCGGGCTGACCTACGACGACGTGCTGCTGCTGCCGGGCGCGTCGGACATGGCGCCCGACGAGATCGACACCGCCTCGCACGTCTCCAGGAACGTGCGGGTCAACGTCCCGCTGCTGTCCGCCGCCATGGACAAGGTGACCGAATCGCGCATGGCGATCGCGATGGCCCGCCAGGGCGGCGTCGGCGTCCTGCACCGCAACCTGTCCATAGAGGACCAGGCGAACCAGGTCGACCTGGTGAAGCGCTCCGAGTCCGGCATGGTCACCGACCCCATCACCATCCACCCGGACGCCACCCTCGCCGAGGCGGACGCCCTGTGCGCCAAGTTCCGCATCAGCGGCGTCCCGGTCACCGACGGCAACAAGAAGCTCCTCGGCATCGTCACCAACCGCGACATGACCTTCGAGACCGACCGCTTCCAGCCGGTGCGCGAGGTCATGACGCCGATGCCGCTGGTCACCGGCAAGGTCGGCATCTCCGGCGCGGATGCCATGCAGCTGCTGCGCCGCCACAAGATCGAGAAGCTTCCGCTGGTCGACGACCACGGCGTCCTCAAGGGCCTGATCACGGTCAAGGACTTCGTCAAGGCCGAGCAGTACCCGAACGCGGCGAAGGACGGCGAGGGCCGGCTGCTGGTCGGCGCCGCGGTCGGCGTCGCCGGCGACGCCTTCGATCGCGCCCAGGCGCTGATCGCGGCGGGCGCCGACTTCATCGTCGTCGACACCGCGCACGGCCACTCCCGCCTCGTCGGCGACATGGTCGCCAAGATCAAATCGAACTCCGCCGGCATCGACGTCATCGGCGGCAACGTCGCCACGCGCGACGGTGCCAAGGCCCTGGTCGACGCGGGCTGCGACGGCATCAAGGTCGGCGTCGGCCCCGGCTCCATCTGCACCACGCGCGTCGTCGCAGGTGTGGGAGTGCCGCAGGTCACCGCGATCTACGAAGCCGCGCTCGCCGCCAAGGACGCCGGCGTCCCGGTCATCGGCGACGGCGGCCTGCAGTACTCCGGCGACATCGCCAAGGCCCTGGTGGCGGGCGCCGACACGGTGATGCTGGGATCGCTGCTCGCGGGCTGCGAGGAGTCTCCGGGCGAGCTGATGTTCATCAACGGCAAGCAGTTCAAGTCGTACCGCGGCATGGGGTCGCTCGGCGCGATGCAGACCCGCGGCGACCGCAAGTCGTTCTCCAAGGACCGTTACTTCCAGGAGGGCGTCGCCTCCGACGAGCAGCTCGTCCCCGAGGGCATCGAGGGCCAGGTGCCCTACCGCGGCCCGCTCTCCTCGGTGGTCCACCAGCTGGTCGGAGGCCTGCGGCAGTCGATGTTCTACGTCGGCGGCCAGACCGTGCCCGACCTGCAGGCGAACGGCCGCTTCGTGCGGATCACCTCCGCGGGGCTCAAGGAGAGCCACCCGCACGACATCCAGATGACCGTGGAAGCACCCAACTACAGCAACAAGCGCTGA
- a CDS encoding GuaB3 family IMP dehydrogenase-related protein, with product MTEIEIGRGKRGRRAYAFDDIAVVPSRRTRDPKEVSIAWQIDAYRFELPFLAAPMDSVVSPATAIRIGELGGLGVLNLEGLWTRYEDPQPLLDEIAGLDAETATRRFQEIYAAPIKEELIGQRIKEVRDSGVVTAAALSPQRTAQFSKAVVDAGVDIFVIRGTTVSAEHVSGSHEPLNLKQFIYELDVPVIVGGCATYTAALHLMRTGAAGVLVGFGGGAAHTTRNVLGIQVPMATAVADVAAARRDYMDESGGRYVHVIADGGVGWSGDLAKAIACGADAVMMGSPLARATDGPGKGNHWGMEAVNEELPRGRKVDLGTVGTIEEILTGPSHTPDGSMNLFGALRRAMATTGYSELKEFQRVEVTVADSQHRR from the coding sequence GTGACTGAGATCGAGATCGGGCGCGGCAAGCGCGGCCGCAGGGCGTACGCCTTCGACGACATCGCCGTCGTCCCCAGCCGCCGTACGCGGGACCCGAAGGAGGTCTCGATCGCCTGGCAGATCGACGCCTACCGTTTTGAGCTGCCCTTCCTGGCCGCCCCCATGGACTCGGTCGTCTCACCGGCCACGGCGATCCGCATCGGTGAGCTCGGCGGCCTCGGCGTGCTGAACCTCGAAGGACTGTGGACGCGGTACGAGGACCCGCAGCCGCTGCTCGACGAGATCGCCGGGCTGGACGCGGAGACGGCCACGCGCCGCTTCCAGGAGATCTACGCCGCTCCCATCAAGGAGGAGCTGATCGGGCAGCGCATCAAGGAGGTGCGCGACTCGGGTGTGGTCACCGCGGCCGCGCTCTCCCCGCAGCGCACCGCGCAGTTCTCCAAGGCCGTCGTCGACGCCGGCGTGGACATCTTCGTGATCCGCGGTACGACCGTCTCCGCGGAGCACGTCTCCGGCTCGCACGAGCCGCTCAACCTGAAGCAGTTCATCTACGAACTCGACGTCCCGGTGATCGTCGGCGGCTGCGCCACCTACACCGCGGCCCTGCACCTGATGCGTACCGGTGCGGCCGGTGTCCTGGTGGGCTTCGGCGGCGGCGCCGCGCACACCACCCGCAACGTGCTCGGCATCCAGGTCCCCATGGCCACCGCGGTCGCGGACGTGGCCGCCGCACGCCGTGACTACATGGACGAGTCCGGCGGCCGGTACGTGCACGTGATCGCTGACGGCGGTGTGGGCTGGTCGGGCGACCTGGCCAAGGCGATCGCCTGTGGCGCCGACGCGGTGATGATGGGCTCCCCGCTCGCGCGTGCCACCGACGGTCCGGGCAAGGGCAACCACTGGGGCATGGAGGCGGTGAACGAGGAGCTGCCGCGCGGCAGGAAGGTCGACCTCGGCACCGTCGGCACCATAGAGGAGATCCTCACCGGCCCGTCGCACACGCCCGACGGCTCGATGAACCTCTTCGGCGCCCTGCGCCGCGCCATGGCCACCACCGGTTACAGCGAGCTGAAGGAGTTCCAGCGCGTCGAGGTGACGGTGGCGGACTCGCAGCACCGGCGATGA
- a CDS encoding nucleotide sugar dehydrogenase: MPADLAVIGLGPYGLPLAQAAVAAGIPTIGYRTGPEAASLSPAELRRMVAQGFRAITGPAELGRVRTAVICAPTPRGADGGLDLGQVEAAARTLAARLRPHTTVILESPVPPGTTEEFLRPLLESGSGLRAGRDFHLAYSPSRVDPGNRDFTPANTPKVIGGLTPACTESAAAFYGRLSDKVVRARGPREAETVQLLETNFRHVNTALVNEMAVLCHDLGVDLWDVIRCAETKPFGFHSFRPGPGVGGHAVTQDLTAHTGRTLRMAELAQQVNGRMPHYVVQRAAALLNEHGKSARGARVLLLGVTYKADLADQQGSPAREIAMRLMELGASVSYHDPHVPSWSVLDRPLPRADSLYEAAAEADLTILLQQHRTYDLQGLSVKAQLLLDTRGATPTGAAHRL, from the coding sequence ATGCCCGCAGATCTCGCCGTCATCGGACTCGGCCCGTACGGCCTGCCCCTGGCCCAGGCCGCCGTCGCCGCCGGCATCCCCACCATCGGCTACCGGACCGGCCCGGAGGCCGCCTCCCTCAGCCCCGCCGAGCTGCGCCGCATGGTCGCGCAGGGATTCCGCGCGATCACCGGCCCCGCCGAGCTCGGCCGGGTACGTACCGCGGTCATCTGCGCGCCGACCCCGCGCGGCGCGGACGGCGGACTGGATCTCGGCCAGGTGGAAGCGGCAGCCCGCACCCTGGCCGCGCGGCTGCGACCGCACACCACGGTGATCCTCGAGTCCCCGGTGCCCCCCGGGACGACCGAGGAGTTCCTCCGCCCCCTCCTCGAATCCGGATCCGGCCTCCGCGCGGGCCGTGACTTCCACCTCGCCTACTCCCCCAGCCGCGTCGACCCCGGCAACCGTGACTTCACCCCCGCCAACACGCCGAAGGTCATCGGCGGGCTCACACCGGCCTGCACCGAGTCGGCCGCCGCGTTCTACGGGAGGCTCAGCGACAAGGTCGTCCGCGCGCGCGGCCCGCGGGAAGCGGAGACCGTGCAGTTGCTGGAGACCAATTTCCGGCACGTCAACACCGCCCTCGTCAACGAGATGGCCGTGCTCTGCCACGACCTGGGGGTCGATCTGTGGGACGTCATCCGCTGCGCGGAGACCAAGCCCTTCGGCTTCCACTCCTTCCGCCCCGGCCCCGGCGTCGGCGGCCACGCCGTCACCCAGGACCTGACCGCCCACACGGGCCGCACCCTGCGGATGGCGGAACTCGCCCAGCAGGTCAACGGCCGGATGCCCCACTACGTCGTGCAGCGCGCCGCCGCGCTCCTCAACGAGCACGGCAAGTCGGCCCGCGGCGCACGCGTGCTGCTCCTCGGCGTCACCTACAAGGCCGACCTCGCCGACCAGCAGGGCAGTCCGGCGCGGGAGATCGCGATGCGGCTGATGGAGCTGGGCGCCTCCGTCAGTTACCACGACCCGCACGTCCCGTCCTGGAGCGTGCTCGACCGCCCCCTCCCCCGCGCGGACTCCCTGTACGAGGCCGCCGCCGAAGCCGACCTGACGATCCTGCTCCAGCAGCACCGCACGTACGACCTCCAGGGCCTGTCCGTGAAGGCCCAGCTGCTGCTGGACACGCGCGGGGCCACCCCGACGGGGGCGGCGCACCGGTTGTGA
- a CDS encoding glycerol-3-phosphate dehydrogenase/oxidase: MRTATLGPAERAESLASMAERELDVLVVGGGVVGAGTALDAVTRGLSTGLVEARDWASGTSSRSSKLIHGGLRYLEMLDFALVREALKERGLLLERLAPHLVKPVPFLYPLQHKGWERLYAGAGVALYDAMSMAPGHGRGLPAHRHLSRRHALRVAPCLKKDALVGALQYYDAQMDDARFVASLVRTAAAYGARVANRARVTGFLREGERVVGARVQDVEGGGEYEVRAKQVVNATGVWTDDTQAMVGERGQFHVRASKGIHLVVPKDRIHSTTGLILRTEKSVLFVIPWGRHWIVGTTDTGWDLDKAHPAASSADIDYLLEHVNSVLAVPLTRDDVQGVYAGLRPLLAGESDATSKLSREHTVAHPVPGLVVVAGGKYTTYRVMAEDAVDEAVHGLDARVAACVTEDTPLVGAEGYRALWNARARIAARTGLHVVRVEHLLNRYGALTEEVLELIAEDPSLGQPLQAADDYLRAEITYAASHEGARHLDDVLTRRTRISIETFDRGTRSAREAAELMAPVLGWDKDRIEREVRHYEKRVEAERESQRQPDDLTADAARLGAPDIMPL; encoded by the coding sequence GTGAGGACAGCGACACTGGGACCGGCGGAGCGTGCCGAGTCACTCGCATCCATGGCGGAGCGTGAACTGGACGTGCTGGTGGTGGGCGGCGGCGTGGTCGGTGCGGGCACCGCGCTGGACGCCGTGACACGCGGCCTGTCCACAGGACTGGTCGAGGCACGCGACTGGGCGTCGGGCACGTCCAGCCGATCCAGCAAACTGATCCATGGAGGCCTGCGCTACCTGGAGATGCTCGATTTCGCCCTCGTGCGGGAGGCGTTGAAGGAACGCGGTCTGCTGCTGGAGAGGCTCGCCCCGCACCTGGTGAAACCGGTGCCGTTCCTCTACCCGCTGCAGCACAAGGGCTGGGAGCGGCTGTACGCGGGGGCGGGCGTCGCCCTCTACGACGCCATGTCGATGGCCCCCGGACACGGACGGGGACTCCCCGCGCACCGGCACCTGAGCCGTCGTCACGCGCTGCGCGTGGCACCCTGTCTGAAGAAGGACGCCCTGGTCGGGGCCCTCCAGTACTACGACGCCCAGATGGACGACGCCCGGTTCGTGGCGTCCCTGGTGCGCACCGCGGCGGCGTACGGCGCGAGGGTCGCCAACCGCGCGCGGGTGACCGGATTCCTGCGCGAGGGCGAACGGGTCGTCGGCGCGCGGGTGCAGGACGTCGAGGGCGGCGGGGAGTACGAAGTCCGCGCCAAACAGGTCGTCAACGCCACCGGGGTGTGGACCGACGACACCCAGGCGATGGTGGGCGAGCGGGGCCAGTTCCACGTACGGGCCTCCAAGGGCATCCACCTGGTCGTCCCCAAGGACCGCATCCACTCCACCACCGGGCTCATCCTGCGCACGGAGAAGTCCGTCCTGTTCGTCATCCCGTGGGGGCGGCACTGGATCGTCGGAACCACGGACACCGGCTGGGACCTCGACAAGGCACACCCGGCCGCGTCCAGCGCGGACATCGACTACCTGCTCGAACACGTGAACTCGGTGCTCGCGGTCCCGCTCACGAGGGACGACGTCCAGGGCGTGTACGCCGGTCTGCGGCCGCTGCTCGCCGGTGAGTCCGACGCGACCAGCAAGCTGTCGCGGGAGCACACCGTGGCGCATCCCGTACCCGGACTCGTGGTGGTCGCGGGCGGCAAGTACACGACGTACCGCGTGATGGCCGAGGACGCGGTGGACGAGGCCGTGCACGGGCTCGATGCGCGGGTCGCCGCCTGCGTCACCGAGGACACACCGCTGGTCGGGGCCGAGGGGTACCGGGCGCTGTGGAACGCGAGGGCCCGGATCGCCGCACGCACCGGACTGCACGTGGTGCGGGTCGAGCACCTGCTGAACCGGTACGGGGCGCTGACCGAAGAGGTCCTGGAACTCATCGCCGAAGACCCCTCGCTGGGCCAACCGCTGCAGGCGGCCGACGACTACCTGCGCGCCGAGATCACCTATGCCGCCTCGCACGAGGGGGCGCGGCACCTGGACGACGTGCTGACCCGGCGCACCCGTATTTCGATCGAGACGTTCGACCGGGGGACGCGCAGTGCCCGGGAGGCCGCCGAGCTGATGGCGCCGGTGCTGGGCTGGGACAAGGACCGGATAGAGCGCGAGGTGCGGCACTACGAGAAGCGGGTGGAGGCCGAACGGGAGTCGCAGCGGCAGCCGGACGACCTGACGGCGGACGCGGCCCGGCTGGGGGCCCCGGACATCATGCCGCTGTAG
- a CDS encoding serine/threonine-protein kinase — MSEPERAGTTRQDESARLLAGRYRLGDVLGRGGMGTVWRAEDETLGRTVAVKELRFPSSIDEEEKRRLITRTLREAKAIARIRNNNAVTVFDVVQEDDRPWIVMELVEGKSLAEAIREDGLLKPRRAAEVGLAVLDVLRSAHREGILHRDVKPSNVLIAEDGRVVLTDFGIAQVEGDPSITSTGMLVGAPSYISPERARGHKPGPAADLWSLGGLLYAAVEGTPPYDKGSAIATLTAVMTEPLEEPRNAGPLRDVIYGLLAKDPAQRLDDAASRAMLNAVINAPGTKGGESEPADATKVVPLPEQPDGRGRGRRGGEEAGEKLRGAMRSVRKAAGAAGAAGSAAATRAKSGSGAAGSTAGRAASVTPANPAASATAPTTTARAGTGAGSGVRPGGPAAARGSGPVPGVASGSASNSAAGARDSGWPVMTPPDLPARPVPKASLTDVVPRRTLVVIAVVVVLAVLGTVLALTLDGDDDEGGAGAKGGTEQVASGQAPSADTKKDDGSEAGEDDGTRTDGETAEPKDDGTGAGSGDTGTGAGDSDEGDSGSSDSAGDAGDAPVAKTHEGSQGYTIGLPEGWKYASTGTAGDRFTGPDGQKLLVAWTSTPAGDPVADWKNQERYMVRSQYERVRIEAVDYRGWNTADWEFTYVDGGTKYRTIDRGFVVDGRVGYALMYTAKADGWGDEQRKETWQALTRSFEPTS; from the coding sequence ATGTCGGAGCCGGAGCGGGCGGGGACAACCCGTCAGGACGAGAGCGCACGTCTGCTCGCCGGGCGGTACCGGCTGGGGGATGTGCTCGGCCGCGGCGGCATGGGGACGGTGTGGCGCGCCGAGGACGAAACCCTGGGACGGACCGTCGCCGTCAAGGAGCTTCGGTTCCCGTCGAGCATCGACGAGGAGGAGAAACGGCGGCTGATCACACGGACGCTGCGCGAGGCCAAGGCGATCGCGCGGATCCGTAACAACAACGCCGTGACGGTCTTCGACGTGGTCCAGGAGGACGACCGGCCCTGGATCGTGATGGAACTCGTCGAGGGCAAGTCGCTCGCCGAGGCCATCCGGGAGGACGGTCTGCTGAAGCCCCGGCGGGCCGCCGAGGTCGGGCTCGCGGTGCTCGACGTGCTGCGTTCCGCGCACCGCGAGGGCATCCTGCACCGTGATGTGAAACCGTCGAACGTACTGATCGCCGAGGACGGCCGGGTCGTACTCACCGACTTCGGTATCGCCCAGGTCGAGGGCGACCCGTCCATCACCTCGACCGGCATGCTGGTCGGTGCCCCCTCGTACATCTCTCCGGAGCGGGCCCGCGGGCACAAGCCGGGGCCGGCGGCCGACCTGTGGTCGCTCGGCGGGCTGCTGTACGCCGCGGTGGAGGGCACGCCGCCGTACGACAAGGGGTCCGCGATCGCGACGCTCACGGCGGTGATGACCGAGCCGCTCGAGGAGCCCAGGAACGCGGGACCGCTCAGGGACGTCATCTACGGGCTGCTCGCCAAGGACCCGGCCCAGCGGCTCGACGACGCCGCTTCGCGGGCCATGCTGAACGCGGTGATCAACGCGCCCGGGACCAAGGGGGGCGAGTCGGAACCGGCGGACGCGACGAAGGTCGTGCCGCTGCCCGAGCAGCCCGACGGACGGGGCAGGGGCAGGCGGGGCGGCGAGGAGGCCGGGGAGAAGCTGCGCGGCGCGATGCGTTCCGTGCGGAAGGCCGCGGGGGCGGCCGGGGCGGCCGGTTCCGCGGCTGCGACGCGCGCCAAGTCCGGCAGCGGTGCCGCCGGTTCGACGGCCGGCAGGGCCGCCTCGGTGACACCGGCGAATCCGGCGGCCTCGGCCACCGCGCCGACGACGACGGCTCGAGCTGGAACAGGGGCCGGGAGCGGGGTGCGCCCGGGTGGCCCGGCCGCGGCCCGCGGGTCCGGTCCGGTGCCCGGCGTGGCTTCCGGATCGGCGTCGAACTCGGCAGCGGGCGCCCGGGATTCGGGATGGCCCGTGATGACGCCGCCGGACCTGCCGGCGCGTCCCGTGCCGAAGGCGTCGCTCACCGATGTGGTGCCGCGGCGGACGTTGGTCGTCATCGCGGTGGTCGTGGTGCTCGCCGTGCTCGGTACCGTGCTCGCCCTCACGCTCGACGGCGATGACGACGAGGGCGGCGCGGGGGCGAAGGGCGGTACGGAGCAGGTCGCCTCCGGCCAGGCGCCCAGCGCCGACACCAAGAAGGACGACGGCTCCGAGGCCGGTGAGGACGACGGCACCCGCACCGACGGTGAGACGGCCGAACCGAAGGACGACGGCACGGGAGCGGGATCCGGCGACACCGGCACCGGGGCGGGCGACAGCGACGAGGGCGACAGCGGTTCGAGCGACTCGGCCGGGGACGCGGGGGACGCCCCGGTGGCGAAGACGCACGAAGGAAGCCAGGGTTACACGATCGGGCTGCCCGAGGGCTGGAAGTACGCGTCGACGGGGACGGCCGGCGACCGGTTCACCGGGCCCGACGGGCAGAAGCTGCTCGTCGCCTGGACCTCCACGCCGGCGGGCGATCCGGTGGCCGACTGGAAGAACCAGGAACGCTACATGGTGCGTTCGCAGTACGAGAGGGTCCGAATAGAGGCGGTGGACTACCGGGGGTGGAACACCGCCGACTGGGAGTTCACCTACGTGGACGGCGGTACGAAGTACCGGACCATCGACCGGGGGTTCGTCGTGGACGGCCGGGTCGGGTATGCGCTGATGTACACGGCGAAGGCCGATGGGTGGGGCGACGAGCAGCGCAAGGAGACCTGGCAGGCGCTGACGCGGTCCTTTGAACCCACGTCCTGA
- a CDS encoding protein kinase, protein MDEYAGRVLADRYRLPLPPSDEYELTETRAFDTYSGQEVLVRQVPLPEVVEAEVLDAEGLPDGFTARDGSARRAGGRTADRAGARRPADPVVRRAVEAAQAAAAIPDHPRLDQVFDVFAEGGSLWIVSELVSARPLAALLAERPLTPYRAAEIAADVLMAVRVLHGHGWVHRNITTRTVLVCDDGRVMLTGLAVGAAEEALCGYDPVPAPDTFLPETASPGRALPGTAVPNPAVPGAGSGSGSAAEALGPVAPTGTGIPAQAPGRTPSWPPGFTADPAPGSGPAHRFGTGPAQGPGSEPNPDAVRRAAIEARAGRLPGGGATDPGSGASAAAEPRAVDGAGDVRAARAGAIAAYRAGARAAARVQEAQRLDRTALPGAAPATEGGGPAALAPHTNGSSGTPGGSGTGALPPGLIADPYGVEATGRYGATSRRAPAVEPGTDSPPLPSGSGSGSGSGSGNGNVGGGVPGGGDGYGRTALPPGGFAPAPALGPAAGATDPAGAALPDGAVPAARWDEPAAHVPARRGPTTALAAERARQTRMAVVGPVTERWAPEQAGPVHENWRLAAPIGPATDLWALGALLFRAVQGHAPYPEESTAELVQMVCAEPAAFAEECGPLRPVVESLLRQDPTERLDFEELRGWLRSLVRSAPEPEAGMHVIAAPPVDTSRLPIVRRRGELVRRRRAGLPAHHGRHKRAKQDSGSPRRLGRTLLLLVLLAMAAAITYAVMFMPKAGEETSGTGAADRTGAAGATGEATPSQEAGGAPGAGDSSAEPQDPKNPEGGTGESGAADETQTTGPDDSGVPEGFTLREDPEGFRVAVAKGWQRTGKNGSGQVLYSSGTFELIVVPGRDSAAQYGDDPMAYQRDDERELQPYRDSSWATSTGLKTIKVGGRAMAEGQFTWTGDSGELYIRNLAVLIDGRYHVLQVRGPEGERDEVTRLFEQASVTYRFTG, encoded by the coding sequence GTGGACGAATACGCGGGGCGGGTCCTCGCCGACCGCTACCGCCTGCCGTTGCCGCCCTCGGACGAGTACGAACTGACCGAGACCCGCGCCTTCGACACCTACAGCGGGCAGGAAGTCCTCGTCAGGCAGGTCCCGTTGCCGGAGGTCGTCGAGGCCGAGGTGCTCGACGCGGAAGGACTGCCCGACGGTTTCACGGCGCGTGACGGAAGCGCCCGCCGGGCCGGCGGGCGTACGGCCGACCGCGCGGGCGCGCGGAGGCCCGCCGACCCCGTGGTGCGGCGAGCGGTCGAGGCCGCGCAGGCCGCGGCGGCCATCCCCGACCATCCGCGGCTGGACCAGGTCTTCGACGTGTTCGCGGAGGGCGGTTCCCTCTGGATCGTCAGTGAACTGGTGTCCGCCCGTCCGCTGGCGGCGCTGCTGGCCGAACGGCCGCTGACCCCGTACCGGGCGGCCGAGATCGCCGCCGACGTTCTGATGGCCGTACGGGTCCTGCACGGCCACGGCTGGGTGCACCGGAACATCACCACGCGCACGGTGCTGGTCTGCGACGACGGCCGTGTGATGCTGACCGGTCTCGCGGTCGGCGCGGCGGAAGAGGCACTGTGCGGGTACGACCCGGTCCCTGCTCCTGACACGTTCCTTCCGGAAACCGCCTCTCCGGGCAGGGCTCTTCCGGGTACGGCTGTCCCGAACCCGGCGGTACCGGGCGCGGGATCGGGCTCGGGCTCGGCAGCCGAGGCCTTGGGACCCGTGGCACCCACGGGAACCGGTATTCCGGCACAGGCGCCGGGGCGCACTCCGTCGTGGCCGCCCGGCTTCACCGCCGACCCCGCGCCCGGTTCTGGTCCCGCACACCGTTTCGGTACCGGTCCCGCCCAGGGGCCGGGCTCCGAACCGAATCCTGATGCCGTGCGGAGGGCCGCCATCGAGGCGCGGGCCGGTCGGCTGCCCGGGGGCGGGGCGACGGACCCGGGCAGTGGGGCCTCCGCCGCGGCGGAACCGCGGGCCGTGGACGGCGCCGGAGACGTGAGGGCCGCCCGCGCGGGGGCGATCGCCGCGTACCGTGCGGGAGCCCGTGCCGCCGCCCGGGTGCAGGAGGCACAGCGGTTGGACCGGACCGCCCTGCCCGGTGCCGCTCCCGCCACCGAGGGCGGCGGCCCGGCCGCCCTCGCACCGCACACCAATGGTTCGTCGGGCACCCCGGGCGGTAGTGGGACCGGTGCGCTCCCGCCGGGGCTGATCGCCGACCCGTACGGGGTGGAGGCCACCGGCCGGTACGGTGCCACGTCCCGCCGTGCTCCCGCCGTCGAACCGGGCACCGACAGCCCACCGTTGCCCAGTGGCAGTGGCAGTGGCAGTGGCAGTGGCAGTGGGAACGGGAACGTGGGTGGTGGCGTTCCCGGCGGGGGCGACGGGTACGGGCGTACGGCCCTGCCGCCCGGCGGATTCGCACCGGCACCCGCGCTCGGCCCCGCGGCCGGAGCGACAGACCCGGCCGGGGCCGCACTGCCCGACGGAGCCGTCCCGGCCGCCCGCTGGGACGAGCCGGCGGCCCACGTACCCGCGCGCCGGGGCCCCACCACAGCGTTGGCCGCCGAGCGGGCACGACAGACGCGGATGGCCGTCGTCGGTCCCGTGACGGAGCGGTGGGCGCCGGAGCAGGCCGGGCCCGTGCACGAGAACTGGCGACTGGCCGCGCCCATCGGCCCCGCGACCGACCTGTGGGCGCTGGGCGCGCTTCTGTTCCGGGCCGTACAGGGGCACGCGCCCTATCCGGAGGAGTCGACGGCCGAGCTGGTGCAGATGGTGTGCGCCGAGCCCGCCGCGTTCGCCGAGGAGTGCGGGCCGCTCAGGCCGGTCGTGGAGTCGCTCCTGCGCCAGGATCCCACCGAGCGGCTCGACTTCGAGGAGCTGCGCGGCTGGCTGCGTTCGCTGGTGCGGTCGGCGCCCGAGCCGGAAGCCGGCATGCACGTCATAGCGGCACCCCCGGTCGACACCAGCCGGCTGCCGATCGTGCGCCGTCGGGGCGAGCTGGTGCGCAGGCGCCGCGCCGGGCTGCCCGCGCACCACGGACGGCACAAGCGGGCCAAGCAGGATTCGGGGTCCCCACGACGGCTGGGCCGTACCCTGCTCCTGCTGGTGCTGCTCGCCATGGCCGCCGCGATCACGTACGCCGTGATGTTCATGCCGAAGGCCGGCGAGGAGACCTCGGGCACGGGGGCGGCCGACCGTACCGGCGCGGCCGGTGCGACCGGCGAGGCGACTCCGTCGCAGGAGGCGGGCGGCGCGCCGGGAGCCGGTGACTCATCGGCGGAGCCGCAGGATCCGAAGAACCCGGAGGGCGGCACCGGGGAGTCCGGCGCGGCCGACGAGACGCAGACCACCGGCCCCGACGATTCCGGTGTCCCCGAGGGCTTCACCCTGCGCGAGGACCCGGAGGGCTTCCGCGTCGCCGTGGCGAAGGGCTGGCAGCGCACCGGGAAGAACGGCAGCGGTCAGGTCCTCTACTCCAGCGGCACATTCGAGTTGATCGTCGTACCCGGCCGGGACAGCGCCGCGCAGTACGGAGACGACCCGATGGCCTATCAGCGGGACGACGAACGCGAGCTCCAGCCGTACCGCGACTCCAGCTGGGCCACCTCCACCGGTCTGAAGACCATCAAGGTGGGCGGACGGGCCATGGCGGAGGGCCAGTTCACCTGGACCGGCGACAGCGGCGAGCTGTACATCCGCAACCTCGCGGTGCTGATCGACGGCCGGTACCACGTGCTGCAGGTGCGCGGCCCGGAGGGCGAACGGGACGAGGTCACCCGGCTGTTCGAACAGGCCTCGGTGACCTACCGGTTCACCGGCTGA